The proteins below come from a single Alkaliphilus sp. B6464 genomic window:
- a CDS encoding aminoacyl-tRNA hydrolase, producing the protein MNLAMYILVNNDIKIGKGKLAGQVGHAVEVLYEKKFYDEEILNHYRKNRKKIILSCSQSKLEELEKEGYAAIRDLGLTQLESNTLTCINLGIVDRNNLGVLEFIKELKLYSK; encoded by the coding sequence ATGAATTTAGCAATGTATATTTTAGTAAATAATGATATTAAAATAGGAAAAGGTAAGTTAGCAGGACAAGTAGGTCATGCAGTCGAGGTACTTTATGAGAAGAAATTTTATGACGAAGAAATACTTAATCATTACAGAAAAAATCGAAAGAAAATAATTTTATCTTGCTCTCAAAGTAAATTAGAGGAACTAGAAAAGGAAGGCTATGCTGCTATAAGAGATTTAGGATTGACACAACTTGAGTCGAACACTTTAACTTGTATAAATCTAGGTATAGTTGATAGAAATAATCTGGGAGTTTTAGAATTTATAAAAGAATTAAAACTATACTCTAAATAA
- a CDS encoding DUF1653 domain-containing protein, whose product MVVITLNKEKKKLYIDKIPYDIVNIATHTESGEDYLIIKSILLFRIIPMKIIKSLDSDFNLKEVAFKARFHSKNICKHYKNKQFYRILAEAITYDSLDEYILYESLYDNHRLWLRPKDMFYSKVNYNGEYLDRFHAIKDYSTLQNIEKSLFL is encoded by the coding sequence ATGGTTGTTATTACTTTAAATAAAGAAAAAAAGAAATTATATATTGATAAAATTCCGTATGACATAGTAAATATAGCAACACATACGGAGAGTGGGGAAGATTATCTGATTATAAAATCAATTTTATTATTTAGGATTATTCCTATGAAAATAATAAAGTCATTAGATAGTGATTTCAATCTTAAAGAAGTTGCGTTTAAGGCAAGATTCCACTCAAAGAACATATGTAAACATTATAAGAATAAGCAATTCTATAGAATACTAGCAGAAGCAATTACTTATGATTCACTTGATGAATATATACTTTATGAATCATTGTATGATAATCATAGATTATGGCTCAGGCCTAAAGATATGTTTTACTCAAAAGTTAATTACAACGGAGAATATTTAGATAGGTTTCATGCTATAAAAGACTACTCGACACTACAAAATATTGAAAAATCCTTGTTTTTATAG
- a CDS encoding 5' nucleotidase, NT5C type, whose translation MILDRKALKVPIKLNTRKPRILLDMDDVIVDFLGAIVKILNDRNCTNYTIDQCKTWNLAEHYGEESISIMKEEGFFLNLRPKNDSIEVIKRMYLCGKYDIRIVTASMPNAYKEKLKWIRKHMPFFNEKHFVSCNDKSSVWGDILIDDAEHNLIDFAEIGEGIIYDMPHNQGVSGCFRVFNLKDAEDYIEDIFYSKDLKQII comes from the coding sequence ATGATATTGGACAGGAAGGCTCTGAAAGTTCCAATTAAGTTAAATACAAGAAAACCAAGAATATTGCTAGATATGGATGATGTGATTGTAGACTTTTTAGGGGCTATAGTTAAGATTTTAAATGATAGAAATTGTACAAATTATACTATAGACCAATGTAAAACTTGGAATTTAGCAGAACATTATGGAGAAGAATCAATTAGTATTATGAAAGAGGAAGGCTTTTTTCTAAATCTTCGACCTAAGAATGATTCAATAGAGGTAATAAAAAGAATGTATTTATGTGGAAAGTACGATATTCGCATTGTAACAGCCTCTATGCCTAATGCTTATAAAGAAAAATTAAAATGGATTAGAAAGCATATGCCATTTTTTAATGAAAAACATTTTGTTTCTTGTAATGACAAGAGTTCTGTATGGGGAGATATTTTAATAGATGATGCGGAACATAATTTAATTGATTTTGCTGAAATAGGTGAAGGAATTATCTATGATATGCCTCACAATCAAGGAGTATCTGGATGTTTTAGAGTATTTAATCTTAAAGATGCGGAGGATTATATTGAAGATATATTCTATTCTAAGGACTTAAAGCAAATTATATAA
- a CDS encoding HD-GYP domain-containing protein: MSYSSQNESKEDARNAKIKNTMLNIMESAFIEIETIKKIRSDNLEVAMRVAHKVLDRLLGDINLINHASDMRLFDEYTYLHSVNVMVISIIIGIGVGFNDKELSDLGLAAILHDLGKTLVPLDILNKPGKLTDEEFSVMKKHAELGYDLLRDYENLSYQVKLGICEHHEKFDGTGYPYGKCGKKISLLGRIISVADVYDALTSNRIYRKGMDPSEALDFIIKNTGIMFDADIVEIFIKYVVLQCQTLNLIESINDSVGISVEGCEGAYYEPKIKNIIECNRTIKDHYKNILYKQKGSSVVGEII, translated from the coding sequence ATGAGTTATTCATCCCAAAATGAATCTAAAGAGGATGCAAGAAATGCAAAAATTAAAAATACTATGTTAAACATTATGGAATCGGCATTTATAGAAATTGAAACAATTAAGAAAATAAGAAGTGACAATTTAGAGGTAGCCATGAGAGTAGCACATAAAGTTTTAGATCGGTTATTAGGCGATATTAATCTTATCAATCACGCAAGTGATATGAGACTGTTTGATGAATATACATATTTACATTCTGTAAACGTTATGGTTATTTCCATTATTATAGGAATAGGAGTAGGCTTTAATGACAAAGAATTATCCGACTTAGGACTTGCTGCTATCTTGCATGATTTAGGTAAGACGTTAGTTCCATTAGATATTCTTAATAAACCGGGAAAACTTACAGATGAAGAATTTTCTGTAATGAAAAAACATGCAGAATTAGGATACGATCTTTTGAGAGATTATGAAAATTTATCTTATCAAGTGAAGTTAGGGATCTGTGAGCATCATGAAAAGTTTGACGGAACAGGCTATCCATACGGCAAGTGTGGTAAGAAAATAAGTCTTTTAGGTAGGATAATTTCTGTGGCTGATGTCTATGATGCATTAACATCTAACAGGATCTATAGAAAAGGTATGGATCCATCAGAGGCATTAGACTTTATAATTAAAAATACTGGCATCATGTTTGATGCTGATATTGTCGAAATATTCATTAAATATGTAGTATTACAATGTCAAACTTTAAATCTTATAGAATCAATTAATGATTCTGTTGGAATATCGGTTGAAGGGTGTGAGGGTGCTTATTATGAGCCAAAAATAAAAAATATAATAGAGTGCAATAGGACAATAAAGGATCATTATAAAAACATTCTTTATAAGCAAAAAGGCTCAAGTGTTGTTGGAGAAATTATATAA
- a CDS encoding DUF2325 domain-containing protein, which yields MVCLDEEREYKIIKRLLSDFTRECIMLENKVKEKDELISSTKNKNQELQEQLEKAHSDTELMFLNLKKYLNEYGLSKQLREVVEPYLDVLDPQFANVENNSHKIGYCRIDNNKHYIVFPDKKHAEIRNIPDNTYIAENQFVLVDERFGFKWAYPYYYIEHDNNIKEFGLALYKEGKWLFYNGEHELDELKVPSYINLNDKQVISVDSGINLVKYYRQIKFTADDYMKSIKLKNCYVAYVLKILKRGCLIRDIETEEELMITAIIDKEPKINISEQNIVIVKNNAIVNVINNSKFYTLSKYYKNVEYGPIDIRNNIVFMQKITGEKVIVENIPQNKELLEGQVIGIDEFNNYLFIDKSAEEIAVSNISIPIRKENKINRIKLDYNSEIAKTGKKILIVGNIAYQNSYKLTLLKYGYRAEVIEGYESWARISTLIREADIIVVVVNYVSHDNQEKIKKEFIDMPKIFAEYDGANRIAAELTELEEKNKTQ from the coding sequence ATGGTTTGTTTAGATGAAGAAAGGGAATATAAGATTATTAAAAGATTACTTAGTGATTTTACTCGTGAATGTATTATGTTAGAAAATAAAGTAAAGGAAAAAGATGAATTGATTTCATCAACTAAAAATAAAAACCAAGAATTACAAGAGCAACTTGAAAAGGCTCATTCCGATACAGAATTAATGTTTTTGAATTTAAAAAAGTATTTGAATGAGTATGGTTTATCAAAGCAACTTCGTGAAGTTGTAGAGCCGTATTTAGATGTTTTAGATCCTCAGTTCGCAAATGTAGAAAACAATAGCCATAAAATAGGTTATTGTAGAATTGACAACAATAAGCATTATATAGTTTTTCCTGATAAAAAACATGCTGAAATACGAAATATTCCTGACAATACTTATATTGCCGAAAATCAATTTGTATTAGTTGATGAAAGATTTGGTTTTAAGTGGGCTTATCCCTACTATTACATAGAACATGATAATAATATAAAAGAATTTGGCCTTGCCTTATATAAAGAAGGCAAATGGCTGTTTTATAATGGTGAGCATGAGTTAGATGAGTTAAAAGTGCCTTCATATATTAATTTAAATGATAAACAAGTAATAAGTGTTGATTCAGGAATTAATCTTGTAAAATATTATAGGCAAATTAAATTTACTGCTGATGATTATATGAAATCCATAAAACTTAAAAATTGTTATGTGGCTTATGTCTTAAAGATTTTAAAAAGAGGATGTTTAATAAGAGACATTGAAACGGAAGAAGAACTTATGATTACTGCTATAATTGATAAAGAACCTAAAATTAATATTTCTGAACAAAATATTGTTATAGTGAAGAATAATGCAATAGTTAACGTGATTAATAACAGCAAATTTTACACACTATCTAAATATTATAAGAATGTAGAATATGGACCTATAGATATAAGAAATAATATAGTGTTTATGCAAAAGATTACTGGAGAAAAGGTTATTGTAGAGAATATCCCCCAAAATAAGGAACTACTTGAGGGACAAGTTATAGGAATTGATGAATTCAATAATTATTTATTTATAGATAAGAGTGCAGAGGAAATTGCAGTAAGCAATATATCTATTCCTATTAGAAAAGAAAATAAAATAAATAGAATAAAATTAGACTATAATTCAGAAATTGCAAAAACAGGCAAGAAAATTTTGATTGTAGGGAATATTGCTTATCAAAACTCATACAAACTTACGCTACTCAAATATGGGTACAGGGCTGAAGTAATAGAAGGGTATGAGTCATGGGCTAGGATAAGTACTTTAATACGGGAGGCAGATATTATTGTTGTAGTTGTTAATTATGTATCTCATGATAATCAGGAAAAAATCAAAAAAGAATTCATAGATATGCCAAAGATATTTGCTGAATATGATGGGGCAAACCGAATTGCAGCAGAATTAACTGAATTAGAAGAAAAAAATAAAACTCAATAA
- a CDS encoding DNA cytosine methyltransferase, with amino-acid sequence MNIIKQREGKIQNEGARIYIEDKELPFVPEERYNVEIYTDKNIVEVIADADGEYKVSKRVRKNKGDVIPVIDKKNPQIKEALESCSFVKITFYIDESGKGRVVFEGIKETATIINEKRRESTPRQLTSITFCAGAGLSSFCNEKVGFKEMAAVEYNPKIGSNDRFSEVFSINHPDTIMFNIPMERVSADDLPDVDFWLATLDCSDFSKAKNNGEYATMHLFVHLMRLFYQKPKDKRPKAIMIENVEGFEKVAGNTLNLCLREEGYTVKMAKLNSLDYGSRTQRVRFFLVATVYDGFEFPEATGRLTDPIVEDGIITLDNLDWTTPEENNILKYYIDRTHKIKKGKVSHNFRVSTIDITKDAYVGTITKSFHKGKAENIIKHPTEEKYAFLHNVDHLKYIHGVDPEYYVGDGKAIGIESIGQGICSTTFTKIVKNIHDVLYRNIIEPSNSIIFKAKEFIEEKSTLIGYKELDLDEKMTQLCFVV; translated from the coding sequence ATGAACATCATTAAGCAGAGAGAAGGAAAAATTCAAAACGAAGGTGCAAGAATTTATATCGAAGATAAAGAATTGCCGTTCGTTCCAGAAGAAAGATATAATGTTGAAATATATACAGATAAGAATATTGTCGAGGTTATTGCAGATGCAGATGGGGAGTACAAAGTCTCCAAAAGGGTTAGAAAGAATAAAGGAGATGTGATTCCTGTTATAGACAAAAAAAATCCACAAATTAAAGAGGCTTTAGAATCATGCTCTTTTGTTAAGATTACTTTTTATATTGATGAAAGTGGAAAAGGTAGAGTTGTTTTTGAGGGTATTAAGGAAACTGCTACTATTATTAATGAAAAAAGGAGGGAATCCACTCCAAGACAACTTACTTCTATAACTTTTTGTGCAGGAGCAGGGCTTTCTAGTTTCTGTAATGAAAAAGTAGGATTTAAAGAAATGGCTGCTGTAGAATATAATCCTAAGATTGGTAGTAATGATAGATTTTCAGAAGTTTTTTCTATTAATCATCCAGATACAATCATGTTCAATATCCCAATGGAAAGAGTAAGTGCTGATGATCTTCCAGATGTTGATTTTTGGCTGGCAACACTTGATTGCTCTGATTTTTCAAAGGCCAAAAACAATGGAGAATATGCTACAATGCACTTATTTGTTCACTTAATGAGATTATTTTACCAAAAACCTAAAGATAAAAGACCAAAGGCTATTATGATTGAAAATGTAGAAGGATTTGAAAAAGTTGCAGGTAATACTCTGAATCTTTGTCTTAGAGAGGAAGGTTACACAGTAAAAATGGCTAAACTAAATTCTTTAGACTATGGGAGTCGTACTCAAAGAGTTAGGTTTTTCCTTGTTGCGACTGTATATGATGGATTTGAGTTTCCAGAGGCTACTGGTAGACTTACAGATCCAATTGTGGAAGATGGAATAATTACATTGGATAATTTAGATTGGACTACTCCTGAAGAAAACAATATCTTAAAATATTATATTGATAGAACCCATAAGATTAAAAAAGGGAAGGTAAGTCATAATTTTAGAGTGTCTACAATTGACATTACTAAAGATGCTTACGTAGGGACTATTACAAAATCCTTCCATAAGGGAAAGGCTGAGAATATTATAAAACACCCTACTGAGGAAAAGTATGCTTTTCTTCATAACGTTGACCATCTTAAATACATTCATGGAGTAGATCCTGAATATTATGTAGGTGATGGAAAAGCGATAGGGATTGAATCCATTGGTCAAGGAATTTGTTCTACTACCTTTACAAAGATAGTGAAAAACATTCATGATGTACTTTATAGGAATATCATTGAACCATCGAACTCTATTATTTTTAAGGCTAAAGAATTTATTGAAGAAAAATCAACACTAATTGGATACAAAGAACTTGATTTAGATGAAAAGATGACTCAATTATGCTTTGTAGTTTAA